A stretch of DNA from Nitrosopumilus zosterae:
TGCATTATTTGCACCACTCGGCAGTTTAGTGGTGGTTTTAGGATTTCTAAGTGGCTTACTGCAAGCAAAGAGAAACGAATCAGTGATGTGGAGAGGGAGGAGTTATTCCATGAAAGACCACACTCAAAATTCTATCAGCGTATAGTAATCCTTTTAGATAGAAAACAGAAAACCAAGAACCTATGGACAAATCAGGAATAATTGTAGGTGCTTCGGTGGGGGCAGCAATTGTTCTAGTATTATTTGCCGTGTTATTCATTTCATCACCAGAATCAATAAAGCCTGAAATCATAGTTAGTAATGGCCATTCATCAAGTACAGTGGGCGAAGTAACTTCTATTTATTCAAAAAAATTATCATTAATTGAAATTTTTGAAAAATCAGAACCAGGAGTTGTACGAGTTAACGTTCAAAGAAGTGAAACTGCTGATATTGCAAATGGCGTAGGATCAGGATTTGTTTTTGACAAAATAGGACACATAATTACAAATGCGCATGTTGTAAAGGATGCAAACAAAGTAACTATAACATTTCTTGATGGAAGATCATACAATGCAGAAATTATAGGATCAGACGAGTTTACAGATATTGCAGTAGTTAAAGTTAATGCAGATTTAGAACTTTTACATCCGTTGTCACTTGGAGATTCATCAAATCTCAAAGTAGGAGAACAAATAGCTGCAATTGGAAATCCATTTGGATTGTCAGGATCTATGACATCAGGAATTGTAAGTCAATTAGGACGATTACTTCCATCAGGTAACGGATATTCAATTCCAGATGTCATTCAGACAGACGCAGCAATTAACCCAGGAAATTCTGGTGGACCATTGATAAATATGCACGGAGGGATTGTCGGAATAAACACTGCCATCCAATCAGCCACAGGTGAATTTACAGGAGTAGGGTTTGCAATACCATCACAGACGGTCGCAAAAATTGTACCCATCCTAATAGAAAAAGGAGAATACAAGCATCCATGGATAGGGATTTCAGGCAGAGATATTGATCCAGATTTGGCCAAAGTTTTAGAATTAAAAGATGCAGTTGGATTTTTAGTTGTCACAGTAGTAGAAGATAGTCCTGCATCAAAAGCAGGATTGATTGGTTCGGATAAAACAATCGAGACAGATGGAATAAGTTATGCAGTTGGAGGAGATATAATTTTAGCAGTAGATGGAAAAGAAGTTAGAAAAATTGACGATATTTTGATTCATCTTCAGCGAGCAAAAACTATCGGAGATGAAATGGTTTTAGATATTTTGAGAGATGGAAGAACAACAAATGTCACAGTGATTCTAGAACAAAGACCCAATGGAAATTAAAATAACACAAGCATAAATACTTCTAATCAAGAATGGATTCTGTTGAACAAGCTTGTCTTAAACTCCGAGAGTTTAAACAAAGTTTTAGAGAACAAAACAATATCTCGTGAAGATATTTTTGAGATTTATCAAAATTCTCTAAAAGATCCTACTGAACTTTTTTCAGTATCTCAAAATCTAAGAGAAAAATTCAAAAAAAATACAGTTACATTTTCTAAAAAAGCATTTTTTAATATCATCAATTTATGTAAGGACACTTGCTCATATTGTACATACAAAGCAGAGCCAGGAGAAGAAAAATTATCTTTAATGTCAAAACAACAAATTCTGGAATTATTGCAACTTGCAAAAAAATACAGGTGTGTTGAAACACTTTTTGTTACAGGTGAGCAACCAGAACAAAGATACCAAGAAGCACGCGAGTGGTTAAAAGAGAACGGATTCAAATCAACTGTAGAATATCTCATTCATTCATCAGAATTAGCATTAGAGATAGGACTATTTCCACATACTAATGCAGGCAATCTAAATTATGAAGAAATGAAAGAATTGAAAAAAACAAATGTGTCAATGGGAGTTATGCTTGAAAATGTCAGTGAAAGACTAACAGAGAGAGGAATGCCACATTATTTGGCAGCAAGTAAAAAACCAAAAGCAAGATTACAGGTATTAGAAAATTCTGGAAAAATTGGAATTCCAATAACTACAGGAATTCTTGTAGGGATAGGAGAGACAATTGGCGAGGTAATTGATTCAATTTTAGCAATAAGAGAACTTCACAGCAAATATGGAAACATACAAGAAGTAATTTTACAAAATTTTCAACCAAAACCAGACACGGTTATGAAAAACAAACCATCAGCTGATGAGAGATATTTTAAAACAATTGTGGCACTATCAAGAATAATAATGCCTGAAATGAACATACAGATTCCTCCAAATTTATCACCCAAATCATATCAAAGTTTCTTGTCCGCTGGGATAAATGATTGGGGAGGCATATCTCCACTTACTCCTGATTTTGTAAATCCAGAATTTGCATGGCCAGAAATTAACAAAGTAAGCAAAGAGTCCAAAGATGCAGGATTTGATTTAAAATGCAGATTCCCAGTATATCCAGAATTTTTCTCTTTTATTAGCAAAGAGTTAAGAGATAAGATGGCAGTAATTGAAAATGAAGAAGGATTGGTAAAAGAGGAATATTGGAGATGACAATCAACATAGACGCATTATTAAAAAATGCAGATCCACTCATTTCTGAAATCTTAAACAATGCATTATCAGACAAAGAAATTTCTGCTCAAGATGGATTAGAGTTATACAAATCAACCGGAGTTGATTTTCATTTAGTGGGATTAGTTGCAGATGAAATTAGAAGAAGAAGAGTCGGGAATATTGTATCTTATGTAGTAAATAGAAATATCAATTTTACAAATGTGTGCATAAAACAATGTGGGTTTTGTGCGTTTAGCAGAGATTTTAGAGAAGAGGAGGGATATTTTCTACCAACAGAAGAGATTGTACGGAGGGCAATGGAGGCACGTCAATTAGGAGCAACTGAAGTATGCATTCAAGCAGGACTGCCCCCAGATATGAAAGGAGATCTTTATGAGAGTATTTGCAGGGAGATCAAAAAAGAGATTCCAGATATACATATTCATGGATTTTCACCTGAAGAGATCCTATACGGAGCATCAAGATCTGAGATTTCAATTGAGGAATTTCTAAAAAGAATGAAGGAAGCAGGAGTAGATACACTTCCAGGAACATCAGCAGAAATTCTTGATCAAAAACTACGAGACCAGATTTCTCCAGGAAGAATAAGCGTAGAGAATTGGGAAAAAGTAATCAAATATGCTCACAAAATTGGGATCAATACTACATCAACTATGATGTTTGGACATTTAGAAACACTAGAACAAAGAGTGGCACATATAGTAAAATTAAGAGACATACAAAAAGAGACAGGAGGATTTACTGAATTTGTACCTCTAAATTTTATTCATACTGAAGCCCCCATGTACAAACATCAATTACATGAAGGAATAAGACGAGGAGGAAGTGGAAATGATGTCTTACTAACACATGCTGTTGCAAGAATCATGTTAAACAATTCAATTAACAATATCCAAATGTCATGGGTTAAAGAAGGGCAAAAAATGTCACAGTTATTGCTAATGTGGGGAGCCAATGATTTTGGTGGAACTCTGATTAACGAAAGTATTTCAACATCAGCAGGCTCAGAACATGGACAATTACTAAAACCAAAAGAAATTAGAAGAAGGATTAAAGAGATTGGAAGAATACCTGCTGAGAGGAACACAAATTATAAGATTCTAAAAAAGTTTGATGCAGAAGAGGAGGTAGATGAAAAACTAGATAGAATTTTAGATACATCCCAATTTGGATCATATGTAGAATTGATAAAAATTAACAAATTCAAATACAAAAACCCTAGAGCGAAGTAAATGTCTGCCTTAGAAGAGGCATTAAATCATTCAAAGAATGTTGGAGTTGACGAATGTGAAATAGTTGTTTTGAAAAAAAAGATCACAACTGTGCGAATTACTGATTCAGAGATTGCCGAAACCAAACAAAGCTTTGAGGAAAGTTATGGCATTAGATTAATCCACAATAAGAGAATTGCTTCAATTCAAATTACAAATCAGCAAAAAATTAAAGATGTTATTAATGATTCGTTAAAGACTCTACACAGTGTAAAGCCACGAGAATTTTGGCGTGGACTACCATCCAAAATAAAGTCACAAAAACTAGACGGAACATATGACGAAAACCTAGCAAATATTTCAGGATCTCAAGCTATGGATATAGCAGAATCTATGATTAATGCAACTAATAGCTACAAAATAAACACAATTACAGGCTCACTGAATATCGTTTCAGATGATTTTGAGCTTGAAAATTCAAATGGGTTAAAACTCAGAGAAAAGTCTACATATATCTCAGGAATAATTAATGCAGAATCAGAATCAGGTACATTACCAGTATCAGGAATTGGACATGATAGTTGTAGGACATTATCAAATTTTTCAACAGAACAAATAGGAGATGATGCAAAAAATATGTGCCTAGAATCAATAAATCCACAAAAAATTGATTCAGATACATATTCCATAATTTTTGAGCCATATTCTGTTGGGGAATTGTTATCATTTGTGATTGCATCAAACTTTAATTTTAAAACATTCGCAGAAAAGAAAAGTTGTTTCTCAAATGATTTTGAAAAAGAAATTGCAGTAAAACAATTTAGTTTAATTGATGATCCACATATTTCAGAAGGCATAGGAACAAAATCGGTTGACGATGAAGGGGTTAAAACCCAAAAACAAAGTTTGATAGCAAATGGAATTTTCAAAAATACGTTTTCAAATCTTTACGATAGTTACAAAGAAGGAAAACAATCTTCAGGAAATGCATTACGTTTAGGATCTCCAATGGGTAGAAGCTCAGAACCAATTCCAATTTCAGCACCACATAATCTAAAAATTAATCCAGGAAAGAGCACACAAGAAAACATGATAAAAGACACAAAACACGGATTATTAATTGGAAGGCTATGGTACACATATGCAGTAAATCCAATCAAAGGAGATTTTTCATGTACTGCAAGAAGCGGAATAAAAATTATTGAGAATGGTGAAATCAAAGGTCCTGGAAAATCAGTCAGAATAATTCACAATCTTGTAAATATGTTAAAAAATATTTCAGAAATTGGAAATAATCAAAAAAACATAATTCAGTGGGCATCACTTCCATCAATTGCACCATCAATAAAAGCAGAAAAAATTTCGGTAAAATCAATCTAATTTAGGCCTAAATTAATTGAAAAATGTAAAAATCAAATATACCACATAGCCTAGTGCAAGGCAAGCACCCATAACACGATTAATAATTCCAGTTTTAAGTGCAATTAACAATGAAATACTAAAGATGATCATGATGGCATAATCAATGAAGACATCGGGTGCGACCATTACACCTCCAAGCGCCGCACCAACACCCATGATCATTAAGATGTTGTAGATATTACTTCCAATAATATTTCCAACACCAATATCGCCATGTCCTTTTCTAATTGCAATAATGGATGTAATTAATTCCGGAAGAGACGTTCCAATTGCAATCACAGTTAGTCCTATGATTTTTTCAGATAATCCAAACTCTTGGGCTAAAATTACGGCATTATCAACAGTAAGAATTGCGCCAAAATACAAAATAACAACACCTATCCCAATTAATCCAAAAGATTTCAGATATACATTATTTTTACTTTCTTCAACATTTTCCTTGCTTTCTTCTCGGTGTTTCATTGCATCTTTGAATGTATAATATCCATAAACACCCAATCCTACAAGTAATAAAATTCCATCATATATAGAAAGTTCACCATCAATTGAAATCAAAATCAAAAGAAAAGAAACACCTAGCATTATTGGAATTTCTTTACGTAAAACAGATTTACTTACGGCAAGTGGAACAAGAATTGCTGCAATTCCTATAACCATTCCAACATTTGCAATGTTACTTCCAACAATATTTCCCAAAATTATAGCACTGTGTTCTCCAGCTGCTGCAACACTTGCTGCAAGCTCCGGCGTAGAGGTACCATATGCTACAATAGTCATTCCAATTACAAGATTACTTATTCTAAATTTTCGGGCGATTGTAACACCGCCACTAACTAACCAATTACCACCAAAACACAGCATAGCTAATCCGACTATAGTCAGCACTGCATTGATTACTATTTCCACAACGAAGTTTCCAGATAGAGGGGTTTAAAGTGAATGATTTACTATAATTTCACAATTCAAACAATTCAAGCTAATTTTGCCAAGTCATTACAGGCACATAATAATCTAAAAGTTCTCTAAATCAGATACTAGACAGAATATTTCTCGGAACCAAGTGCTGAATGAATATAATCAATTATCTTCAGATAATCTGCCCTTGGTTCTGTACTAACCATAAATAATTCATTAGAGTTAATTGGAACACTGATCATTGTGACTTTTTCATATTCAGTAATTGAAGATGTTTCATGACCAATCTTGTATGCCAGATTCGTATATAGTTCTCTTTTTTGTAATGCATAATGAATTGACATTTTAACTTCATCATCACTTAACATTCCATCAATACTTTCTTTGTGGCCTCCAGCAACAAGCTCACCTTTACTATTTGCAATACCTGCAAACCTAATTTGTGAATCTAAAGCAAGTACTTTTTTCGATAATTCATCGTAATTAATTGCCAAAACATTACACCAAAAAATCTACTTTTTTCGGAATATTTCATCCTTTTCCTGTAATTCTTCAGTAAAGGTATCCATATCCAGCATGAATTCCTCCTCATCAGAATAGGCAGATTCTGCGTGTTCACTAATATCAAGTCCTACGTCTTCGACTTCAGGCGAAACCCTAATTCCAATCAGATGCTTCATCACTTGCAGAATTATCCAAGTTCCACCAAAGCCCATTGCGGCTGCAACGCCAACACCTACTGCTTGAATCCACAATTGATCAGGATTGCCAAATAACAATCCATCAACACCGCCAGGATTAATTACAGTACTGGCAAAGATTCCGATAGAAAGCGCACCTACAATTCCGGCAACACCGTGAACAGAACTTACATCAAGTGCATCATCAATCTTTAGTTTTTCTTTGAATAGTACAACTCCTGAATAGGAAATTACACCAATTGCAATACCAATAACAAAGGCATGTTCTGCACTTACAAAGCCAGATGCAGGAGTAATTCCAGCAAGACCTGCAATTGCACCGTTAATTGTTGCAACAACAGAAGGTTTCCCTGTTCTTACCCAAGAAAGCCCAGCCCAAATCAAAGCAGAAACTGAAGAAGCCATGTGAGTAACAATTACAGTATTTCCTGCAACTCCGCCAGAAGCTGACAATGCACTTCCTGCATTAAAGCCAAACCATCCAAGCCATAACAACGAAGAACCAAGAACTGCAAGTGGAATACTATGAGGAATCATTATAGCAGGACCATAATGTCTTCTTTTTCCAAGCACAATTGCTGCAGCAAGGGCTGCCATTCCAACACTTGTGTGAATTACTATACCACCTGCAAAATCAACTACACCTAATTGGGATAGCCAACCTCCTCCCCAAACCCAGTGAACCAGAGGATAGTAAATCAGCATAGACCATGCAGCGATAAATATGATAAATGAGCTGAACTTCATTCTTTCAGCAATTGTTCCTGTAAGTAATAACGGAGTAATTGCCGCAAACATCAATTGGAACTTTACAAACAAGACACCTGGAATGGTTGGAGCATACTGTTCTAATGGACCATCAGATGGAACACCTTTGAGAAATACCCAATCCATATTTCCAACTAGTCCCATTGTAGAGTCACCAAAAGATAAACTAAATCCAAATACGAACCACATGACACTCAATAATGCCAAACCAAAAAAGATCTGCATGAAAATTGATGCTGCGTTCTTTTTTCTTAAAAGTCCAGATTCAAAAAGACCCAATGCAGGGATCATCAAAAGTACAAGACTTCCAGCTACTAGCATCCACGCTGTATCCCCAGAATCAAGTACCATTAGTGAAAAAAATTAATTCAAAACTAATAACAATGTCTGAGATTGATTATCATATGTATATCATTTGACCATCAAAATCAGAAATTATATTTGTGTAATAGACAATAGAATAACCAAATGCTCAAAATCGAAGTCATACTTGGCGAAAATGACGTAATGGCAATAAGCGAAGGATTAAAGAAAATAGGAATTGGAGGCCTCACAGTATCCAAAGTTAGAGGAAGAGGAAAGAGGCCAGGACCTGAAATTCACGCATCAAAAGGCAGCGAGATCTTTACGCCTCAGTTCAATGACAAATATAGAATTGAAGCAATTATTGCAGATGCTAGGGAAGACGAAATTATAGGAATTATCAAAGAGAATGGAAGAGTTGGAAAAATATTTGTATCTCAGATCTTACGTGCAGTAGACATTGCCACAGGTGATGAAGGAGAATCGACAATTTAGAATCACCATGAATTTGCGCAAAAGTAAATTATTTCACAGAGAAAAGATGCAGCCATTCCAGCGTAAAGATTACCTTAAAGTTGCAGTTATGTGTGGAATTATCGTCGCACCATTGCTTGTTGGTTTATTTTTATGAAACTCTCAAAAATATCCATTGCAAAATTAATTCTTGCAGGGGTGGGTATGACGTTGGTAGGATTAGCTCTATTTGGACCTTATATCTAAAAATCACCAAAAGTATTTTCATAAATAACCGTAGGATTCTTTAATTGTTTTTCCATAATAGGAAGTGATTTTACAATGCAGTAATTTACGAAATCACTAAATGATTTTATTCGATAATCATCTCTGAGTTTTTCTTTGTTTACTTCATACACTATTTGCAATTTATGTAAAGTGAATTTCTGTAATGGAACAAATCTACTACGTTTAGGTATTGGTGCAGATTTTGTTTTTTCTTCTGCAAAAATTTCTAAATCTTGTTTTGCGTCAAGTGTTTCCATGTCCACGACTTCTTCCATTTCAGAGACAAAGATTTTCCCACCATGATCTGATGTAAGACCAGAATTTTTTGAAATCATTTCTACAACTTTTCTTGCCTCCTTGTCTGGCACTACAATCTCAATTTTTGCCAAAGGTATTGATTTTATTCCAGTAGAACCAATGCGAGAACCTTTTGCTTC
This window harbors:
- a CDS encoding S1C family serine protease gives rise to the protein MDKSGIIVGASVGAAIVLVLFAVLFISSPESIKPEIIVSNGHSSSTVGEVTSIYSKKLSLIEIFEKSEPGVVRVNVQRSETADIANGVGSGFVFDKIGHIITNAHVVKDANKVTITFLDGRSYNAEIIGSDEFTDIAVVKVNADLELLHPLSLGDSSNLKVGEQIAAIGNPFGLSGSMTSGIVSQLGRLLPSGNGYSIPDVIQTDAAINPGNSGGPLINMHGGIVGINTAIQSATGEFTGVGFAIPSQTVAKIVPILIEKGEYKHPWIGISGRDIDPDLAKVLELKDAVGFLVVTVVEDSPASKAGLIGSDKTIETDGISYAVGGDIILAVDGKEVRKIDDILIHLQRAKTIGDEMVLDILRDGRTTNVTVILEQRPNGN
- the cofG gene encoding 7,8-didemethyl-8-hydroxy-5-deazariboflavin synthase subunit CofG produces the protein MNKLVLNSESLNKVLENKTISREDIFEIYQNSLKDPTELFSVSQNLREKFKKNTVTFSKKAFFNIINLCKDTCSYCTYKAEPGEEKLSLMSKQQILELLQLAKKYRCVETLFVTGEQPEQRYQEAREWLKENGFKSTVEYLIHSSELALEIGLFPHTNAGNLNYEEMKELKKTNVSMGVMLENVSERLTERGMPHYLAASKKPKARLQVLENSGKIGIPITTGILVGIGETIGEVIDSILAIRELHSKYGNIQEVILQNFQPKPDTVMKNKPSADERYFKTIVALSRIIMPEMNIQIPPNLSPKSYQSFLSAGINDWGGISPLTPDFVNPEFAWPEINKVSKESKDAGFDLKCRFPVYPEFFSFISKELRDKMAVIENEEGLVKEEYWR
- the cofH gene encoding 5-amino-6-(D-ribitylamino)uracil--L-tyrosine 4-hydroxyphenyl transferase CofH, which translates into the protein MTINIDALLKNADPLISEILNNALSDKEISAQDGLELYKSTGVDFHLVGLVADEIRRRRVGNIVSYVVNRNINFTNVCIKQCGFCAFSRDFREEEGYFLPTEEIVRRAMEARQLGATEVCIQAGLPPDMKGDLYESICREIKKEIPDIHIHGFSPEEILYGASRSEISIEEFLKRMKEAGVDTLPGTSAEILDQKLRDQISPGRISVENWEKVIKYAHKIGINTTSTMMFGHLETLEQRVAHIVKLRDIQKETGGFTEFVPLNFIHTEAPMYKHQLHEGIRRGGSGNDVLLTHAVARIMLNNSINNIQMSWVKEGQKMSQLLLMWGANDFGGTLINESISTSAGSEHGQLLKPKEIRRRIKEIGRIPAERNTNYKILKKFDAEEEVDEKLDRILDTSQFGSYVELIKINKFKYKNPRAK
- a CDS encoding TldD/PmbA family protein, with the translated sequence MSALEEALNHSKNVGVDECEIVVLKKKITTVRITDSEIAETKQSFEESYGIRLIHNKRIASIQITNQQKIKDVINDSLKTLHSVKPREFWRGLPSKIKSQKLDGTYDENLANISGSQAMDIAESMINATNSYKINTITGSLNIVSDDFELENSNGLKLREKSTYISGIINAESESGTLPVSGIGHDSCRTLSNFSTEQIGDDAKNMCLESINPQKIDSDTYSIIFEPYSVGELLSFVIASNFNFKTFAEKKSCFSNDFEKEIAVKQFSLIDDPHISEGIGTKSVDDEGVKTQKQSLIANGIFKNTFSNLYDSYKEGKQSSGNALRLGSPMGRSSEPIPISAPHNLKINPGKSTQENMIKDTKHGLLIGRLWYTYAVNPIKGDFSCTARSGIKIIENGEIKGPGKSVRIIHNLVNMLKNISEIGNNQKNIIQWASLPSIAPSIKAEKISVKSI
- a CDS encoding calcium/sodium antiporter: MEIVINAVLTIVGLAMLCFGGNWLVSGGVTIARKFRISNLVIGMTIVAYGTSTPELAASVAAAGEHSAIILGNIVGSNIANVGMVIGIAAILVPLAVSKSVLRKEIPIMLGVSFLLILISIDGELSIYDGILLLVGLGVYGYYTFKDAMKHREESKENVEESKNNVYLKSFGLIGIGVVILYFGAILTVDNAVILAQEFGLSEKIIGLTVIAIGTSLPELITSIIAIRKGHGDIGVGNIIGSNIYNILMIMGVGAALGGVMVAPDVFIDYAIMIIFSISLLIALKTGIINRVMGACLALGYVVYLIFTFFN
- a CDS encoding DUF6659 family protein, whose product is MAINYDELSKKVLALDSQIRFAGIANSKGELVAGGHKESIDGMLSDDEVKMSIHYALQKRELYTNLAYKIGHETSSITEYEKVTMISVPINSNELFMVSTEPRADYLKIIDYIHSALGSEKYSV
- a CDS encoding ammonium transporter, whose product is MVLDSGDTAWMLVAGSLVLLMIPALGLFESGLLRKKNAASIFMQIFFGLALLSVMWFVFGFSLSFGDSTMGLVGNMDWVFLKGVPSDGPLEQYAPTIPGVLFVKFQLMFAAITPLLLTGTIAERMKFSSFIIFIAAWSMLIYYPLVHWVWGGGWLSQLGVVDFAGGIVIHTSVGMAALAAAIVLGKRRHYGPAIMIPHSIPLAVLGSSLLWLGWFGFNAGSALSASGGVAGNTVIVTHMASSVSALIWAGLSWVRTGKPSVVATINGAIAGLAGITPASGFVSAEHAFVIGIAIGVISYSGVVLFKEKLKIDDALDVSSVHGVAGIVGALSIGIFASTVINPGGVDGLLFGNPDQLWIQAVGVGVAAAMGFGGTWIILQVMKHLIGIRVSPEVEDVGLDISEHAESAYSDEEEFMLDMDTFTEELQEKDEIFRKK
- a CDS encoding P-II family nitrogen regulator, with the protein product MLKIEVILGENDVMAISEGLKKIGIGGLTVSKVRGRGKRPGPEIHASKGSEIFTPQFNDKYRIEAIIADAREDEIIGIIKENGRVGKIFVSQILRAVDIATGDEGESTI
- a CDS encoding P-II family nitrogen regulator, which translates into the protein MKKIEAIIKRKTFTTIKTNLNVLGTFVIDKRNLDDSDIYDEAKGSRIGSTGIKSIPLAKIEIVVPDKEARKVVEMISKNSGLTSDHGGKIFVSEMEEVVDMETLDAKQDLEIFAEEKTKSAPIPKRSRFVPLQKFTLHKLQIVYEVNKEKLRDDYRIKSFSDFVNYCIVKSLPIMEKQLKNPTVIYENTFGDF